The Nocardioides campestrisoli genome includes a window with the following:
- a CDS encoding ABC transporter substrate-binding protein, whose protein sequence is MKIRRSLVSLAAFATMASLAACAAPESDSDNDAAGSDAAKATSVEDFGSFDDLVKAAQDEGELNVIALPPDWANYGELISTFEDKYDIKVNSAQPDAASQDEINAANQLKGSDRAPDVFDLGQAVALANVDMYAPYQVQTWDDIPDEFKAADGAWVNDYGGFMSIGYDSSAVPEIETLDDLLKPEFKGKVALNGDPTQAGAAFSGVVMASIANGGSVEDIRPGVDWFAKLKKAGNFIPVDPTPATIESGQTPVVIDWDYNNAAITNDIDTWEVVVPAEAPIAGYYFQAINADAPHPAAARLWQEFLYSDEGQNLWLAGGARPIRADAMVEAGTIDEELWANLPEVTGEPVVPTDKESELMASYLADNWAKAVG, encoded by the coding sequence GTGAAGATCCGCCGTTCCCTCGTCTCGCTTGCCGCGTTCGCCACCATGGCGTCGCTGGCAGCGTGCGCCGCACCCGAGTCCGACTCCGACAACGACGCGGCCGGAAGCGACGCGGCCAAGGCCACCTCGGTCGAGGACTTCGGCAGCTTCGACGACCTCGTCAAGGCGGCCCAGGACGAGGGCGAGCTCAACGTCATCGCCCTGCCCCCGGACTGGGCCAACTACGGCGAGCTGATCTCGACCTTCGAGGACAAGTACGACATCAAGGTCAACTCCGCGCAGCCCGACGCGGCGAGCCAGGACGAGATCAACGCCGCCAACCAGCTCAAGGGCAGCGACCGCGCACCGGACGTCTTCGACCTCGGGCAGGCCGTCGCGCTGGCGAACGTGGACATGTACGCGCCGTACCAGGTCCAGACCTGGGACGACATCCCGGACGAGTTCAAGGCCGCGGACGGCGCCTGGGTCAACGACTACGGCGGCTTCATGTCCATCGGCTACGACTCCTCGGCCGTGCCGGAGATCGAGACCCTCGACGACCTGCTGAAGCCCGAGTTCAAGGGCAAGGTCGCGCTCAACGGCGACCCGACCCAGGCCGGTGCCGCGTTCTCCGGCGTGGTGATGGCCTCCATCGCCAACGGCGGCTCGGTCGAGGACATCAGGCCGGGCGTCGACTGGTTCGCCAAGCTGAAGAAGGCCGGCAACTTCATCCCCGTCGACCCCACCCCCGCGACGATCGAGTCCGGCCAGACCCCCGTCGTCATCGACTGGGACTACAACAACGCCGCGATCACCAACGACATCGACACCTGGGAGGTCGTGGTGCCCGCCGAGGCGCCGATCGCGGGCTACTACTTCCAGGCGATCAACGCCGACGCCCCGCACCCGGCGGCCGCGCGGCTGTGGCAGGAGTTCCTCTACAGCGACGAGGGCCAGAACCTCTGGCTGGCGGGCGGCGCCCGGCCGATCCGAGCCGACGCCATGGTCGAGGCGGGCACCATCGACGAGGAGCTCTGGGCCAACCTGCCCGAGGTCACCGGCGAGCCCGTCGTGCCCACCGACAAGGAGTCCGAGCTGATGGCGTCCTACCTGGCCGACAACTGGGCCAAGGCCGTCGGCTGA
- a CDS encoding winged helix-turn-helix domain-containing protein, whose translation MSLARGEEALHETTPASSRPPKAVVIAIAYSLEERLRVASLFGDHVSVLLVSSREEAVALLTAEDPPGTARPESPERPGSSDCGLLIDSDRRTATWRDRAVPLSPLEHDALRCLLSDVGRTWTFEELHQDVWGNDHLGDRSDMQSVVKRLRRKLGFLDAPLQVQAIRGVGFRLVRAAAAVDEGRAHVSERP comes from the coding sequence ATGTCTCTCGCTCGGGGAGAGGAAGCCCTCCACGAGACGACGCCCGCGTCGTCGCGGCCGCCCAAGGCCGTGGTGATCGCGATCGCCTACTCGCTGGAGGAACGGCTGCGCGTCGCCAGCCTGTTCGGCGACCACGTGTCGGTCCTGCTGGTGTCCTCACGGGAGGAGGCCGTCGCGCTGCTCACCGCCGAGGACCCGCCGGGAACGGCGCGCCCCGAGTCGCCTGAGCGCCCTGGGTCCTCGGACTGTGGCCTCCTCATCGACTCCGACCGGCGTACGGCGACCTGGCGCGACCGAGCGGTGCCGCTGTCCCCGCTGGAGCACGACGCGCTGCGCTGCCTGCTCTCGGACGTGGGGCGCACGTGGACCTTCGAAGAGCTCCACCAGGACGTCTGGGGCAACGACCACCTGGGCGACCGCTCCGACATGCAGTCGGTGGTCAAGCGGCTGCGGCGCAAGCTCGGCTTCCTCGACGCCCCGCTGCAGGTGCAGGCCATCCGGGGCGTGGGCTTCCGGCTGGTCCGGGCGGCCGCCGCCGTCGACGAGGGGCGCGCCCACGTGAGCGAGAGACCCTGA
- a CDS encoding ABC transporter permease, whose amino-acid sequence MTASRVLGRLVRGLLIAAFAVFFLLPLVALLDFSTKVRGGGRSGEAWTGLLDDPTMSQAIVTSLVLAALTVVGMVVLLVPTMVWVRLRVPGATRLVEFLCLLPLTIPALVIVVGSSNVYTWLRYFFGDTSLVLAFSYVVLVLPYAYRAVDASLSAIDVRTLSEAARSLGAGWWTVIARIVLPNIWPGVLGAAFISIALVLGEYTFASLLNYETLPVAIVLLGKSDAQTSMAAALASILFAAVLLLLLSFFDRGRRTMSGGK is encoded by the coding sequence ATGACCGCCTCGCGCGTGCTCGGTCGCCTGGTGCGCGGCCTGCTGATCGCGGCCTTCGCCGTCTTCTTCCTGCTGCCGCTGGTGGCGCTGCTCGACTTCAGCACCAAGGTGCGCGGCGGCGGTCGCTCCGGCGAGGCCTGGACCGGCCTGCTGGACGACCCGACGATGTCCCAGGCGATCGTGACCAGCCTGGTGCTGGCCGCGCTGACCGTGGTCGGGATGGTCGTGCTGCTGGTGCCGACGATGGTCTGGGTGCGCCTGCGCGTGCCCGGTGCCACCCGGCTGGTGGAGTTCCTGTGCCTGCTGCCGCTGACCATCCCGGCGCTGGTGATCGTGGTCGGCAGCTCCAACGTCTACACCTGGCTGCGCTACTTCTTCGGCGACACCTCCCTGGTGCTGGCCTTCTCCTACGTCGTGCTGGTGCTGCCCTACGCCTACCGGGCGGTCGACGCCTCGCTCTCGGCGATCGACGTCCGCACCCTCTCCGAGGCGGCCCGTTCCCTGGGAGCCGGGTGGTGGACGGTGATCGCCCGGATCGTGCTGCCGAACATCTGGCCCGGCGTGCTGGGCGCCGCGTTCATCTCGATCGCGCTGGTGCTGGGTGAGTACACCTTCGCCTCGCTGCTCAACTACGAGACCCTGCCGGTGGCGATCGTGCTGCTCGGCAAGAGCGACGCCCAGACCTCGATGGCGGCGGCGCTCGCCTCGATCCTCTTCGCAGCGGTCCTGCTGCTGCTCCTCTCCTTCTTCGACCGCGGTCGACGCACCATGTCCGGAGGCAAGTGA
- a CDS encoding ABC transporter permease, with the protein MRTSVSSPTGRRFGVGPSVGLLPFLVFVTAFLVVPTITVVIGAFQDADGGFSFEKIEALGGETALRALWQSVLLSASSAAIGAVLGALLTYLVISSPPASLARRVITSICSVLAQFGGVTLAFAWMATLGFGGLLTNLLADVLGMDATGSGWLYDLPGLILVYTYFQIPLMVIVFLPAMEGLRPQWREAAVNLGASTRQYWTQVAFPLLRPAFLGSALLLFANAFAAYATAAALVSQGAPITPLLIRSALTSEVVLGQANFAFALALQMILVVVVVMVGYALLLRRSSRWLR; encoded by the coding sequence GTGAGAACCTCCGTCTCATCCCCGACGGGTCGGCGCTTCGGCGTCGGCCCGTCGGTCGGTCTGCTGCCGTTCCTGGTCTTCGTGACCGCGTTCCTGGTGGTGCCCACGATCACCGTGGTGATCGGGGCCTTCCAGGACGCCGACGGCGGTTTCTCCTTCGAGAAGATCGAGGCGCTGGGCGGCGAGACCGCCCTGCGCGCGCTCTGGCAGAGCGTCCTGCTCTCCGCGTCCTCAGCCGCGATCGGCGCGGTCCTGGGCGCCCTGCTGACCTACCTGGTGATCAGCTCGCCGCCGGCCTCCCTGGCGCGTCGGGTGATCACCTCGATCTGCAGCGTCCTGGCGCAGTTCGGCGGGGTGACCCTGGCCTTCGCCTGGATGGCCACGCTCGGCTTCGGCGGCCTGCTCACCAACCTGCTGGCCGACGTCCTCGGGATGGACGCGACCGGCTCCGGGTGGCTCTACGACCTGCCCGGCCTGATCCTGGTCTACACCTACTTCCAGATCCCGCTGATGGTGATCGTCTTCCTCCCCGCGATGGAGGGACTGCGTCCCCAGTGGCGCGAGGCGGCCGTCAACCTCGGCGCCAGCACCCGCCAGTACTGGACGCAGGTGGCCTTCCCGCTGCTGCGCCCGGCGTTCCTGGGGTCGGCGCTGCTGCTCTTCGCCAACGCGTTCGCCGCGTACGCCACCGCCGCGGCGCTGGTCAGCCAGGGCGCGCCGATCACCCCGCTGCTGATCCGCTCCGCGCTGACCAGCGAGGTGGTCCTGGGCCAGGCGAACTTCGCCTTCGCCCTGGCGCTGCAGATGATCCTGGTGGTCGTGGTCGTCATGGTCGGCTACGCCCTGCTGCTGCGGCGCTCCTCGAGGTGGCTGCGATGA
- a CDS encoding NAD(P)-binding domain-containing protein, producing MEPHDALLDSPLDSLVIGAGQAGLAASFHLARLGIAHLVLDSAPAPGGAWQHRWESLTMQDVHGVADLPDAPAPPRSPLPAREVVPAYFADYERRHALPVVRPVRVDRVESEGELLVVRGHGPAGERSWRTRTLVNATGTWTRPFVPFYPGIASFAGEQLHTAHYPGAEHFRGTRVLVVGGGASAVQLLGELAPVTDTLWVTRRPPVWRDDDFDAEAGLAAVTHVEERVRQGLPPTSVVGVTGLALRPQEQRAARLGAYRRRPMFTSIEPWGVRWEDPPPGAPAREEVGAILWATGFRAAVDHLAPLGLRTPQGGIQLVHVPGNVQGATTAVRDPRVQLVGYGPSASTIGASRAGRAAASAVRRRLAPALA from the coding sequence GTGGAACCGCATGACGCCCTGCTCGACTCCCCGCTCGACTCCCTGGTGATCGGCGCGGGTCAGGCGGGTCTGGCCGCGTCGTTCCACCTCGCGCGCCTCGGGATCGCGCACCTGGTGCTCGACTCGGCCCCGGCCCCCGGTGGCGCCTGGCAGCATCGGTGGGAGTCGCTGACCATGCAGGACGTGCACGGCGTCGCCGACCTGCCCGACGCCCCGGCACCGCCCCGCTCGCCCCTGCCCGCCCGCGAGGTCGTGCCGGCGTACTTCGCCGACTACGAGCGCCGGCACGCGCTGCCGGTGGTGCGGCCCGTGCGGGTCGACCGGGTGGAGAGCGAGGGCGAGCTGCTCGTCGTACGAGGCCACGGCCCGGCCGGCGAGCGGTCCTGGCGCACCCGGACGCTGGTGAACGCGACCGGGACCTGGACCCGCCCGTTCGTGCCGTTCTACCCGGGCATCGCCTCGTTCGCCGGCGAGCAGCTGCACACCGCGCACTACCCGGGTGCCGAGCACTTCCGCGGCACCCGGGTCCTGGTCGTCGGAGGCGGCGCGTCCGCCGTCCAGCTCCTCGGCGAGCTGGCCCCGGTCACCGACACCCTGTGGGTCACCCGGCGTCCTCCCGTCTGGCGCGACGACGACTTCGACGCCGAGGCCGGGCTGGCGGCCGTCACCCACGTCGAGGAGCGGGTCCGGCAAGGCCTGCCGCCGACCAGCGTCGTGGGCGTCACCGGCCTCGCGCTGCGCCCCCAGGAGCAGCGGGCCGCCAGGCTCGGCGCCTACCGGCGGCGCCCGATGTTCACCTCGATCGAGCCCTGGGGCGTGCGCTGGGAGGACCCGCCGCCCGGTGCGCCCGCCCGCGAGGAGGTCGGCGCCATCCTCTGGGCGACCGGCTTCCGGGCGGCCGTGGACCACCTGGCCCCGCTCGGCCTGCGGACTCCCCAGGGAGGGATCCAGCTCGTGCACGTGCCGGGCAACGTGCAGGGCGCCACGACGGCGGTCCGCGACCCTCGGGTGCAGCTCGTGGGCTACGGGCCCTCGGCGAGCACGATCGGCGCCAGCCGCGCCGGGCGTGCCGCGGCGAGCGCCGTACGTCGTCGGCTGGCGCCGGCGCTCGCCTGA
- a CDS encoding PLD nuclease N-terminal domain-containing protein produces MGRIVLFYVVPLVLSIYCLVEAITSKDDEVRHLPKIGWMLLILFFPVVGSVAWLAAGRPVTPRRSPGERAVPQFPEYDRPGRAAATDGTSDEEFLAQVRRRAEEQRRRYQAEQRRKREQEEAERRERQERRRAEDGAGDAAPDEAPDGDPAPDGDPAAS; encoded by the coding sequence ATGGGTCGCATCGTCCTGTTCTACGTCGTGCCGCTGGTGCTCTCGATCTACTGCCTGGTGGAGGCGATCACCAGCAAGGACGACGAGGTGCGCCACCTGCCCAAGATCGGCTGGATGCTGCTGATCCTCTTCTTCCCGGTGGTCGGCTCGGTGGCCTGGCTGGCCGCAGGCCGGCCGGTGACGCCCCGGCGCTCCCCCGGCGAGCGGGCGGTGCCGCAGTTCCCGGAGTACGACCGGCCAGGACGCGCCGCGGCCACCGACGGCACCTCGGACGAGGAGTTCCTGGCACAGGTGCGTCGGCGGGCCGAGGAGCAGCGGCGTCGCTACCAGGCCGAGCAACGGCGCAAGCGCGAGCAGGAGGAGGCCGAGCGGCGGGAGCGGCAGGAGCGTCGCCGCGCCGAGGATGGGGCCGGCGACGCTGCCCCGGACGAGGCTCCCGACGGCGACCCCGCTCCGGACGGCGACCCGGCGGCGAGCTGA
- a CDS encoding ABC transporter ATP-binding protein: MEPQSAAQQGRGGLAVELSDLHRHYGEVRALNGLDLRIEPGEMVVLLGPSGCGKTTALRILAGLERQDSGTVRVGDRDLSAVPANKRDMGMVFQAYSLFPHLTVLENVAFGLKMRGRGRKERRSRAGDMLDLVGLGEHKARYAHQLSGGQQQRVALARALAPEPSVLLLDEPLSALDAKVRVQLRDEIRRVQQDVGTTTLFVTHDQEEALAVADRVGVMNAGRLEQLAPPAELYSSPATAFVGEFVGLSNRVPATVVEGHAQVLGQRVPVLAGSTSGEGLALVRPEAVDLEPAGTGDGADGAATIVSVGFLGPVSRVHVAAADGSELVAQLPSGRAQGLRPGDRVTVTIDPAPVLVVGA; the protein is encoded by the coding sequence ATGGAACCCCAGAGCGCCGCACAGCAGGGCCGGGGCGGGTTGGCGGTCGAGCTCTCGGACCTGCACCGCCACTACGGCGAGGTACGGGCACTGAACGGGCTCGACCTGCGGATCGAGCCGGGGGAGATGGTCGTGCTGCTCGGCCCCTCGGGCTGCGGCAAGACCACCGCCCTGCGCATCCTGGCCGGCCTCGAGCGCCAGGACAGCGGCACGGTGCGGGTCGGCGACCGCGACCTCTCGGCGGTGCCCGCCAACAAGCGCGACATGGGGATGGTCTTCCAGGCCTACAGCCTCTTCCCGCACCTGACCGTGCTGGAGAACGTCGCCTTCGGCCTGAAGATGCGGGGCCGCGGCCGCAAGGAGCGTCGCAGCCGTGCCGGCGACATGCTGGACCTGGTCGGGCTGGGCGAGCACAAGGCGCGCTACGCCCACCAGCTCTCCGGCGGCCAGCAGCAGCGGGTGGCGCTGGCACGGGCGCTCGCGCCCGAGCCCTCGGTGCTGCTGCTCGACGAGCCGCTCTCCGCGCTGGACGCCAAGGTCCGGGTCCAGCTGCGCGACGAGATCCGCCGGGTGCAGCAGGACGTGGGCACCACCACCCTCTTCGTCACCCACGACCAGGAGGAGGCCCTGGCGGTCGCCGACCGGGTCGGGGTGATGAACGCCGGCAGGCTCGAGCAGCTGGCCCCGCCGGCCGAGCTCTACTCCTCGCCCGCGACGGCGTTCGTCGGCGAGTTCGTCGGTCTCTCCAACCGGGTCCCGGCCACCGTCGTCGAGGGGCACGCCCAGGTGCTGGGCCAGCGCGTCCCGGTGCTGGCGGGCTCGACGTCGGGGGAGGGCCTGGCCCTGGTCCGGCCCGAGGCGGTGGACCTGGAGCCGGCGGGCACGGGCGACGGGGCGGACGGGGCCGCCACCATCGTCTCGGTGGGCTTCCTCGGCCCGGTCTCGCGGGTGCACGTGGCGGCCGCCGACGGCAGCGAGCTCGTCGCCCAGCTGCCGAGCGGCCGCGCCCAGGGCCTGCGCCCTGGCGACCGGGTCACCGTGACCATCGACCCCGCCCCGGTGCTGGTCGTCGGCGCCTGA
- a CDS encoding carboxypeptidase regulatory-like domain-containing protein — MFAGLLTVLATAGALFLTVPAAQAGPGASPGGQPAPEIGDKIRPKLAQQLEAKGEATFWIRFEQADLSAASQVRGWAARGEAVRKALTSAADQQQKEVRELLDDEGVAHRSFWATNAIRVEAGDTALVSSIARAPEVLGLYPTVEYALEKPTKGREVREVDAVEWGLANINADDVWSQRGVTGEGLVIANIDTGVQFDHPALVRQYRGNNGDGTFTHDYSWFDASGGCATAPCDTNGHGTHTMGTMLGDDGNANQIGVAPGATWIAANGCCPSDAALIESGEWMLAPTDLAGANPDAGKRPHIINNSWGTTQPSNDPFMEDVTQAWAASGIWGQWSNGNSGPSCSTSGSPGSRTLNYSSGAHDVNNAIAGFSARGAGQDGEIKPNISAPGVNVRSALPNSTYGSYNGTSMASPHVAGTVALLWSAAPSLVGDIDATWALLDGSAQDSAATQCGGTADDNNVFGEGRLDALALVDAAPVGETGTVTGTVTDAATGQPIEGATVALDGEFDRTVTTAADGTYDARLSVGTYTVTATKYGYQSKSSQITVEAGTPVTADFALQAAPSVTVTGTVTDGSGHDWPLYAQVQVEGPGEDVWTDPETGEYTLTVPSNASYTVTVDAHYPGYTSATEEITVGNGATTHDVALEVDASTCTAPGYRFNTTGITEDFDGGGLPAGWTIQDEAGNGQVWRFDDPKPRGNLTGGDGAFAIADSDFFGSGQSQDTSLVTPSIDMSSVTSPVVGFRQDYNNLGDVADVDLSIDGGATWETVLHQVTDVRGPREDVVQLPAAAGESDVKIRFHYYEASYDWWWQVDDVFVGNRTCDLIRGGLVVGTVTSARNDEGINGAVVTSLDKPDEKATTQPTPEDENLSDGFYWMFSTLRGKHPFEARAAQYQSVTEVVAVDLDDATRADFELGAGNLVVTPDEITATKRLGTGTVTKTFTVTNDGSAPVELEFEERPGGFDMLTADGGRTNLRSITKQAGAPLMEVKAPVSVAARSRGMSTHGAQPANGPHEAPWTDIADHPSTVMDNRVVHVDGTAYSIAGGDGSASTAKVRAYDPATLAWTEKASLPEARNAVAAGLVDGQIVVTGGWAAAGPSTATWTYDPAADSWAAGAAAPVALAASGQAVADGKLFVVGGCTTASCTPMSNATAAYDLATDSWETLAPYPAAVAFASCGAVDGTVYCTGGNGGANGTADSYAYDIGADAWTPIADAPVDTWASAHTVANGMLVVNGGVQGTVITNRTFAFDPEADAWIDLPNSNTARYRGGMACGLYKVGGSSGGFTATADSETLPGFENCGTSGTDVEWLSLDTTSATLAPGKQLRVRVFLDSEVAQPGIYTAAIAIKEDTPGSVAPIPVTFEVTPPVQWGKLVGTVSGRACTGTVAALPGATVQVDSWAGSWTLETGSDGSYAQWFNAGANPLSLIAAKDGYAPQSRTVRLAKGTSTTASFTLKKARC, encoded by the coding sequence ATGTTCGCCGGCCTGCTCACCGTGCTGGCGACCGCCGGCGCACTCTTCCTCACCGTCCCAGCCGCCCAGGCCGGCCCGGGCGCATCGCCCGGCGGTCAGCCCGCTCCGGAGATCGGCGACAAGATCCGGCCCAAGCTCGCCCAGCAGCTGGAGGCCAAGGGCGAGGCGACCTTCTGGATCCGCTTCGAGCAGGCCGACCTGAGCGCCGCCTCGCAGGTACGCGGCTGGGCCGCGCGCGGTGAGGCCGTGCGGAAGGCCCTGACGAGCGCCGCCGACCAGCAGCAGAAGGAGGTGCGGGAGCTGCTCGACGACGAGGGCGTCGCCCACCGGAGCTTCTGGGCCACGAACGCGATCCGGGTCGAGGCGGGCGACACCGCACTGGTGAGCAGCATCGCCCGGGCCCCCGAGGTGCTGGGTCTCTACCCGACCGTCGAGTACGCCTTGGAGAAGCCCACCAAGGGCCGCGAGGTCCGGGAGGTCGACGCCGTCGAGTGGGGGCTGGCCAACATCAACGCCGACGACGTGTGGAGCCAGCGCGGCGTCACCGGCGAGGGCCTGGTGATCGCCAACATCGACACCGGCGTCCAGTTCGACCACCCGGCTCTGGTGCGGCAGTACCGCGGCAACAACGGCGACGGCACCTTCACCCACGACTACTCGTGGTTCGACGCCTCGGGCGGCTGCGCCACCGCGCCCTGCGACACCAACGGCCACGGCACCCACACGATGGGCACGATGCTCGGCGACGACGGCAACGCCAACCAGATCGGCGTGGCCCCGGGGGCGACCTGGATCGCCGCCAACGGCTGCTGCCCCTCCGACGCGGCGTTGATCGAGTCCGGTGAGTGGATGCTCGCGCCCACCGACCTGGCCGGAGCGAACCCCGACGCCGGCAAGCGGCCCCACATCATCAACAACTCCTGGGGCACCACGCAGCCGAGCAACGACCCCTTCATGGAGGACGTGACGCAGGCCTGGGCCGCCTCGGGCATCTGGGGACAGTGGTCCAACGGCAACAGCGGACCCAGCTGCTCCACCAGCGGGTCACCGGGCAGCCGCACCCTGAACTACTCCAGCGGGGCCCATGACGTGAACAACGCCATCGCCGGCTTCTCCGCGCGTGGTGCGGGACAGGACGGCGAGATCAAGCCGAACATCTCCGCTCCCGGGGTCAACGTGCGCTCCGCCCTCCCGAACAGCACCTACGGCAGCTACAACGGCACCTCGATGGCCTCCCCGCACGTCGCGGGCACCGTCGCGCTGCTCTGGTCGGCTGCCCCGTCCCTGGTCGGCGACATCGACGCGACCTGGGCGCTGCTCGACGGCAGCGCCCAGGACAGCGCCGCCACCCAGTGCGGCGGCACCGCCGACGACAACAACGTGTTCGGCGAGGGCCGGCTCGACGCGCTGGCGCTCGTCGACGCGGCCCCGGTCGGCGAGACCGGCACCGTCACCGGGACCGTGACCGACGCAGCGACCGGACAGCCGATCGAGGGTGCGACCGTGGCCCTGGACGGCGAGTTCGACCGGACCGTGACCACCGCGGCCGACGGCACCTACGACGCCCGGCTCAGTGTCGGCACCTACACCGTCACGGCGACCAAGTACGGCTACCAGTCGAAGTCCTCTCAGATCACCGTCGAGGCGGGCACACCCGTGACCGCGGACTTCGCTCTCCAGGCGGCCCCGTCGGTCACCGTGACCGGCACCGTGACCGACGGCTCCGGGCACGACTGGCCGCTGTACGCCCAGGTCCAGGTCGAGGGTCCGGGCGAGGACGTGTGGACCGACCCGGAGACGGGCGAGTACACCCTGACCGTGCCGAGCAACGCGTCGTACACGGTCACCGTGGACGCGCACTACCCCGGCTACACGTCCGCGACCGAGGAGATCACGGTCGGGAACGGCGCGACCACGCACGACGTCGCCCTGGAGGTCGACGCCAGCACCTGCACGGCGCCCGGCTACCGGTTCAACACCACCGGCATCACCGAGGACTTCGACGGCGGGGGCCTTCCCGCCGGGTGGACGATCCAGGACGAGGCCGGCAACGGCCAGGTCTGGCGGTTCGACGACCCGAAGCCGCGAGGCAACCTGACCGGGGGCGACGGTGCCTTCGCCATCGCCGACAGCGACTTCTTCGGCAGCGGCCAGTCGCAGGACACCTCCCTGGTCACCCCGTCGATCGACATGTCGTCGGTGACCTCGCCGGTCGTCGGCTTCCGCCAGGACTACAACAACCTCGGCGACGTGGCCGACGTGGACCTGAGCATCGACGGTGGCGCCACCTGGGAGACCGTGCTGCACCAGGTCACCGACGTGCGCGGGCCGCGTGAGGACGTCGTCCAGCTGCCCGCCGCGGCGGGCGAGAGCGACGTGAAGATCCGGTTCCACTACTACGAGGCGAGCTACGACTGGTGGTGGCAGGTGGACGACGTCTTCGTCGGCAACCGCACCTGCGACCTGATCCGCGGCGGCCTGGTCGTCGGGACCGTGACCAGCGCCCGGAACGACGAGGGCATCAACGGCGCCGTGGTGACCAGCCTGGACAAGCCCGACGAGAAGGCGACCACCCAGCCGACCCCGGAGGACGAGAACCTGTCCGACGGCTTCTACTGGATGTTCTCCACCCTGCGCGGGAAGCACCCGTTCGAGGCCAGGGCCGCCCAGTACCAGTCGGTCACCGAGGTGGTCGCCGTCGATCTCGACGACGCCACGCGAGCCGACTTCGAGCTGGGCGCCGGCAACCTGGTCGTGACCCCGGACGAGATCACCGCGACCAAGCGGCTCGGCACCGGGACCGTGACCAAGACCTTCACCGTCACCAACGACGGCTCGGCACCGGTCGAGCTCGAGTTCGAGGAGCGTCCGGGCGGGTTCGACATGCTGACGGCCGACGGCGGCCGGACGAACCTGCGGTCCATCACCAAGCAGGCCGGCGCCCCGCTGATGGAGGTCAAGGCACCGGTGTCGGTGGCCGCCAGGTCGCGCGGCATGTCCACCCACGGCGCGCAGCCGGCCAACGGTCCGCACGAGGCACCGTGGACCGACATCGCCGACCACCCGTCGACGGTGATGGACAACCGGGTCGTCCACGTGGACGGCACGGCGTACTCCATCGCCGGCGGCGACGGCTCGGCGTCGACCGCCAAGGTCCGGGCTTACGACCCGGCCACGCTGGCGTGGACGGAGAAGGCCAGCCTGCCCGAGGCCCGGAACGCCGTGGCTGCGGGCTTGGTCGACGGCCAGATCGTGGTCACCGGCGGCTGGGCGGCGGCCGGACCGAGCACCGCGACCTGGACCTACGACCCGGCTGCGGACTCGTGGGCGGCCGGGGCCGCGGCACCGGTAGCCCTCGCGGCGTCCGGTCAGGCCGTGGCGGACGGCAAGCTGTTCGTCGTGGGGGGCTGCACCACCGCCTCCTGCACGCCGATGTCGAACGCCACCGCGGCGTACGACCTGGCGACGGACAGCTGGGAGACGTTGGCTCCCTACCCGGCAGCGGTCGCGTTCGCCTCGTGCGGCGCGGTCGACGGCACGGTCTACTGCACGGGAGGCAACGGCGGGGCCAACGGCACCGCGGACAGCTACGCCTACGACATCGGCGCCGACGCCTGGACGCCGATCGCCGACGCCCCGGTGGACACCTGGGCCAGCGCCCACACGGTGGCGAACGGCATGCTCGTGGTCAACGGCGGAGTGCAGGGCACGGTGATCACCAACCGGACCTTCGCCTTCGACCCCGAGGCCGACGCGTGGATCGACCTGCCGAACTCCAACACCGCCCGCTACCGCGGCGGCATGGCATGCGGGCTCTACAAGGTCGGCGGTTCCTCGGGCGGCTTCACCGCCACCGCGGACAGCGAGACGCTGCCGGGCTTCGAGAACTGCGGGACCAGCGGCACCGACGTGGAGTGGCTGTCGCTGGACACCACCAGCGCCACCCTGGCGCCTGGCAAGCAGCTGCGGGTCCGGGTCTTCCTGGACTCCGAGGTCGCCCAGCCAGGCATCTACACGGCGGCCATCGCGATCAAGGAGGACACCCCCGGATCGGTCGCCCCGATCCCGGTGACCTTCGAGGTCACTCCGCCGGTCCAGTGGGGCAAGCTGGTCGGCACCGTCAGCGGCCGGGCCTGCACCGGCACGGTGGCAGCGCTGCCGGGGGCCACGGTCCAGGTCGACTCGTGGGCCGGCTCCTGGACCCTGGAGACAGGCTCCGACGGGAGCTACGCGCAGTGGTTCAACGCCGGGGCCAACCCGCTGTCGCTGATCGCGGCGAAGGACGGGTACGCCCCGCAGTCCAGGACGGTGCGGCTGGCCAAGGGCACGTCCACGACGGCCAGCTTCACGTTGAAGAAGGCGAGGTGCTGA